TACTTTCCCTACAAAAATAACCACAGCCCCAGCAGATTGAGATTGAGCAAGCCACTGATATTCCTCATTTTGATCAAAGGACAATGGACTGACCTGAATTTTAATATTATCCATATTATCCCCCCGTAACAGGTGGGAAAAAGGCAATTTCATCACCTGCTTGAATTGGGCTATCTAACGAAGATAATGTTTGATTAACTGCTACAAGCACTTTTCCTTGTTGTAAGGCTAATTGCCATTTGTCGCCTTTTTGTACTAAATAATCTAATAATTGTTGAATATGCTCAAATTTAGCCTCAAGCATTAATTCATCGGTATTGACTAATTCTC
Above is a window of Volucribacter amazonae DNA encoding:
- the moaD gene encoding molybdopterin synthase sulfur carrier subunit; translation: MIKILFFGQIRELVNTDELMLEAKFEHIQQLLDYLVQKGDKWQLALQQGKVLVAVNQTLSSLDSPIQAGDEIAFFPPVTGG